A segment of the Lolium perenne isolate Kyuss_39 chromosome 3, Kyuss_2.0, whole genome shotgun sequence genome:
ggaacatcagaaattatagatacgttggagacgtatcaaccggtaTCCCAGGGGGTATACCGGAATGCGGTAAACATAAGAGAGGCCGGAGTACCGACATGAACTCgactgtagcatgtcggcattctggtcaaagattccaccaaggactagaggacaaggatgagcgaagcacatcaactttaatcgaagctctgaagGCAAAGCAAAAGGTGACGTAAATGGTACCGGACGAGGTCATcgctccctgattaaagacatgACCGGTGTCATCAaggccaaagaagctttataaagtagcttagctcatcaaagatgccattagggtttcttcccctgtaagccaccctctccctatataaggagagggggcacacccctgcgcgggacGGATCGCCTTAGACAGAAGTTGGCTAGCATAGCAAGTAGAACGGGATCGTGTAATCTGTacattcttcaacctctggccaatgGCCAAGTTCATCAATCTATACCGGAAGTTTTCCCCAAATCCTTCCCCTTGTTACCAAaatcctcccccgaatcctctagcgcacatccggccccaacttaaacCATCCCATGgcttctgtctgttcaccacgacgacaaaacTCACTTGCATCATCACATGCAGCTGGAAAAAAATATTTCAACCTAACTTATTAATGGAAAAAACAACTTAGTTGCAACCCAGTTGGCAAAAATTAGAGATGGGCTCGCGAAAATTTGAGATTAATTGTTGAAAAAAATGAAGAGAAAAGATCAAGTAAAAATGCAGAAGAATGACCTACCCAACCCTGCAATGGCCCATATAAGATGCTCAACACAAGCCCAAACAACACAGATGCACACAAGAGGCCCATCCGCCCAGAAGTCACCGACAGTGGAGAACAAAAGTCCATGAGTCGCTAGCGCTAGAAACCATCGACAAAATAGTAACATGAATCTTGGCTCGATCCGACGGCTGGTGCATTGAGTGAGCACAAACCTAATTCTCATCATATTCAGTTGCTAGACAATTGAAACAAAAGTTTTTTATTATTAAAAATATAAAGCAATATTTACTCCACCTATCCCTAAATACTTGACGGGGGTTCAACGAACCTAAACATATTTTAGCCTCTATTTTATCAAAAATTAAGttatataattttgatgatgaaaaaagaaaaaaaatattcATAAAAATTACATAACTAATTCCCagacaaaatagaaaataattaTATATTTTAGCCGCAAATGCAATTCACGTTTTTGATAGAAAAACCATAAGAAATGACCCATCCTTTGTTTATTGAGAGGGATGAGACGTACGAAGAGCTATTTCTTCGCAGGAGCTGATGAGCATGCGAGCGGGGCTGAGCCCACAACTCCGGCCCGTAGAAACAACACGAGTCCAGTCCAGCAAATAGCAAAAGTATAGATGTGGCCCAGTCCCTCCCATCCAGCCCATCCTTTGCCAGAAAATAAAACAACAAGATAACTTTCAGGTTGTGCACTAATCAAAAATGAATGTTTTTGTGTTTCCAAATTGCCCACAGAACCGACGACCGAACGTtagaaccaacctgtggttggatggttaggagggcagtggcacctcCAGCCCATCAGAGTTCAAATCtcagatttgacactttggtgtatcataaagacggaatattcttcagtgggaggcgacgttcccgtcgacagcgaggcgcatgTGGTGACTTCGTTAACCTCAAGATCCGTCGGATCAGTTCTTCGACACAGTcgcttggaggtgctcataggggtagggtgtgtgtgtgcgttcataggggtgagtgtgtgcgcgtatgtatgagcgtttttgattgtactgtgtttcgcaaaaaaaaaaaaccgcaGCGACGTGATAGATAGACTACCGAACGTTGCACACGAACGCACGTACCCCGTACCCGAAGCCAATAATTTGTGCATATGTGGGTTACGAGCGTATCATGGCCCGGTCGATCGTCCCATGTGGTGAGCCTGGAATCTGCTAACATGCATGTCTCTGGCTACCTCTTTCTCTCTGACAGTTAACACTGcccgacgttttctttctttctttttctgtagtaGGCAAGAACAAGACCATCCAGCTAGCTCGATCACGGATAGTACTGGTGTAGCACCTTCAAAACCAAAAGGATATGTTTCGTTTGAAAATTGAGCAAAATGGCTCTGCTCTTATTTCAAATGAGTAAAACGATTACAGTGCGATAAGGCCAAAAATACCAAGAGCGAAAAGGTGCTCCCTCCGTTCTCTAATGTAAGACCTTTAATTTTAGCTTTTTTCGTAAATACATGTATCGAGAAGCATTTTAGCGTACAAGTTTCACTAAATTTGGTCCATATTTAGTctattttaaaatatttaaaagaTTATATATTAGTGAACAGAGTAAGTACATTTTATAGCTTTATCGAAAAAGTACATTTTATAGAATAGGTACTGAATTAACCGGCTGTTATTCAAGAACAAATTGTGTATGTTGTGCTGGAAAGAGAATTATTAGTATTAGGATCTCCATATAAAACCGTTAGCATGAGACTGCGATCCGTACATACGAGCTCGAATCTGGCCATCATATATAATTTCAAGAAAAAGAAGTCGTTATGCGATAATTGCCCCGACGTGATTGTTGCATggttgattcccctcttcggtttGCACGTGGCCCTGCGTTAATCCTGTCAGGATGGGCTCATGAGTGAAGCACTAACCCTAATAAAAATGGCGAGCCCGGTCCAGAGATTCCCGTACATGCGCCTCATGAGTGGCCATTTGTTTAGCTCCAAGGGAAGCTTCGTAGCGACATCCGATACGTACGAACAAAAATACAGTACTCGCCAGCCATGTCAACCATGAGAGCAATGCACGTACAGGGCGTGCCAAGTTGGCTATGCTCTGGGAACCAAGCTGGCCAGCAGGCAGAGCTGATCACAAGCTCAGACGATCGAGGTGCCAGATGAGAGCGCCAGGTCAGCAAGAAGAAACCCTTATTCGCCACGTGGACTCGTAGCAAAACGCGGTTAGCTAGCCATGCGCATGCGCATGCGCATGCACATGCAGCTTCGCATACCATGTAGATATGCATGCACAAGTCAATGCCCCTTTGGAGCGAGGAACTACCAGATCTGCAGCGTACCTTCAAAAATATTTAGACACTAAATTTGATTGCTCCGTGTTCATTACTACAGTAAATGTACTGGAAAATATATCAAATGGTACTCTATTAATGTTCATTTTTGGCACTTTTTTGGTACCACAATTAATTTCTTCTAAAGAAAGTATAGCACTACTATTAATGAAAATAAAAGACAATAATGGAGTACCAAAAATTAGAACAAGAAGATAACCAGGGGAGCGTGCGTTGGGCAGGCTATATATAGCTGTGGCTGCCACCTCTCCCTCACAACTCACAGCTCGCAAGGTAGTAGCTTTGAGTCTATCTGCCACGGGCCAAGTCGAGTAGGTCTTCTCGTCCTCGTCAACTTCGAAGATGTCGCAGAGGCCGGGGAGgcaccagaggagggcgtcgcagAGCGTCTTCTCACTGCCGGAGAACTTCGCCAGCCTCGACGacgtgccggcggacggcggcgagcAGCGGAAGCCCGCGGCGGCGGATGCCTCGTCCGAGCAGCAGCCGGCGAGGCCGGCGGGCGGGCGCCACCGCAGGACCATGTCGATGGCCGTCACCGCCTCCAGGGACCTGGACATGATCGCCGAGGACATCGGGAACTACAAGTACGGTGCTTGATTAGTGAGTATGTGGTCGGTAGTCCATGCCGGTGCGTACCGTTCGTACCAATCGTACGTACGCATTCGTCTCCGGTGGTGGAGTCTTGGGTTAGGTGCATTTGTGCAGAGCAGGCGTGTCGGTCTCTCGAGTCTGGCGTTCCTGTTCTGTACGCCGTTTGGTTGTTATTTCTCTGCTGTCTTTGTCCTGCTTGTCTGAATTTGTACTTCTTTCATGTCTTAAAATCAGAGTAAAGAAATGTCGAGGTTACAAATTTGCAATTATTCCCCACATTACTATGGGGCATCTGGTGTGCTGCGCATATCTTTGGGTTAGGGATCGTGAGCAATACCTAGGACGGTTTCACAGAATTTTTCGCTATTAAAGGATGACATATATTTGTACTCCCTGTGATTTGTAATAACTGTTCAAAAATGGCTATATCTACGCACTAAAAACATTTAGATACTCAATTTTTAGGTAATTATTTCTAATCGGAGGGAGTATAAACTCTGCATGTTATCGGAAATCCGCTGCAAATGGGGTTTCATTTGGACTTGTTTATCAAAAAGTGACCATACATTTTTTGGTAAAATCCTATAATAGCAAAGTTTTTGCCACAAAATAGGTAGCCGGAAATTGAACAGGTTAACCGAAAAGAACAACCAGGGTAGAAACGGAGAAAAAAAATGGCAAATATAAGCATGCAAATAATAACAACTCAGAccctagaagaagaagaaacaatcAAATAATCGTCCCTTTGGCTCCTGCGGCGGGCCTGAACCCCCTCTGTCGTGGATCTGGAATAGCTCCAGGCTCCGGCATTCCAGCGGCCGCACTCGTCAGGTTCTCAACTTAATTTACCCTCACCATAGCGCAACCGGTAGAGATTTGCCATATGTCAGCCAAGATGAACTCGCTGGCATCTAGACGTTACAACTTAGGCGGCCACGGacaccccctccctctcctccctccacTTGAGAGTCTCCTCTGTCGCCCCGGCTCTTCTCTCCCCCAACTCGGGCGGCTTTGCCGACCGGAGTAGGTGGGGAGAGGAGGCCGGTCTCTGTATATCCACGGTTCTCTCTCTAGGTCTAGGGTTAGGTTGGATCTAGGTCTAGGTTTAGTTTGTACCCATGTGGAGCATGGAGAAATTCCCTGGGGATTTCGCTGTAGGGGAGCTCGAGCTGCTCCTGGTGGTGCTTGAAGGTGGTGTGGCTGCCTGCGGAGCTCCAACGGAAGGAGCCGGAGGCGGGTGGAGGCATTGTATCAACATCCCTCCAAATAAAGCTCGGTTCGTAGGGAAGATCTGAGGTCAGCGTCCATGTTTTTGGCCCCTTCTTCTTACTCGTCGTTGTGGTGAGAAAAGGGAGGGTTTCCAAGACTATGGTTGTTGGGCGGTGAATCTGCAACGGGGGATGCACTCTCACCAACGTTATTCCGAGCCGAATGGCGGCCGCTCCCACCTTTCGCGCTGGGTACGGTGTGCTCCGGCCAGTGCCCAAAGGACACCAACCTCCTGGCTTACAAGCCTCAACGGAGGCCCTCAAGCGAAGACGTTGTTGGCTCCCGCCTCTAGCACCAAGTGGTCATGTCCCCAATGGCGCAAAGGTTGGCAGCGTCGAGCTCATCGGTGGTGTTCATGGAGCTAGACCTGATTGCTTTTATGTTGTTCTTCTCAAGATCCTTTGTGCAAATTGTATGGGATTGTGTTTAGTTTCCGCTTTTTCTAGGGCCCTTATGTAAAATGTATTGCCACCACTATTATGAATGGATAGCTCTCGGCCCTTCGAGGCTGATCCCTTGTTAAAGAAACATTGTGGAccaacagcccatgatcaaagaaaaTGTGCGCACAAAATGATAAAAtgatactttattttattttatatatCACATCACGTTTATTTTGGCGCAGCCAGGTAGACTAGGCAAGGTTTTTAATATTGGAATACTAGGTATTATCGTTTTCTTCTCAGAAATATCGCATCGTAAACTCGTATTGTGGTATTATGATACTAtaagtttttatttttattaatcTATATATGTTTATATTAATAATACTATCTCAAATaaatttatttttaatttttaatttattttttagcATATTCTACATCTTTCATAGAGTCTGATCATGTAAATAATATACTACAAAGAAACTAATTATGAACCAACAAAACAAGAGACAGAGTATGCTTGACAATTGGCTCACGCAAATGGCTTGTTGAATATATTTTTTGCACACACAAACTCCTTTTAAACCCATTCCGCTTGAACGTATTGATGTTGTACTGTTTAAATACCTAGTTAGCTTTGAGACTACAAAGAACTTTTACTCTTCAGCTTGTCACGTCTTGTGTCCATATTTTTACCATATGGGATCATATGATGTCGCTTTTGTATCGAGATACTAAAGATACACTATACATATTTAGATACAAGTAAGATACTACCATACTAAGATACCATCATGATATGTATCGATTGGTCACGGTAGTATTGTAAAGTCATAAGATACTATAATATGTATCGGGATGCTGACAACCCCGAACACTACActctaccgttgataaataagccGACACTCCAGGAGAGTTACACCAATGCTATGACAACCAACATCAAAAGCAACATCGTCGCCCAAATGACACGAGGTCAACGAACTCAGAAATGTCAAGTTACGGAACACCTTGCCATCCAACAACACATTTGGGGATTGCCTTCCTGACGTACCACCCCGCTCAGGCTTGAGCTACAAAAATCGCACGTAGACCACGACCGTCGACACAACGTATAGTGAGATACTTGACCGAGCCCACAATCTTGCCAAACTAGCTACACAAAATTGTCGCTCAAGCCATAGCCAGCAATTGATCCATCCCATGTAACTGCTCCCCGCCAAGGTTTTCAAGCCCCCCCTCCCGCCTCCAGAAGAAAATACCATCCACTTGGAGCCGCTACCCGACATCCACAACTTCGACGACACAAGAGTTTCACGCGACAACAACTGAATGAACCTGGAGGTAGTATTCCTCTCGGATAACCCGAACCTACCACAAAGGTGTGGATTGGAGCTCGTAGGCTCTTCTACTACACTTGAGGTGCATCAATCCCCCGGGTCACGCGTTGGGCCTGTAATCTCAAACATAAATTAGAACCTGGGAGAGACAGAAAATCAGTTTTGGGGATTCAGTAGGGTTCATAGTTGAGTCAATATCCGATGGATCACTACAAGAAGGCAGCAGTACCCCTTAAGGTCATTATAATAGGGGTGATATCAGCCTTCTTTTAGAGTTTCCACATTAGATTTTTACCTAGTTGATGGAGAGAGAATGAAAAAAAAAAGTTTGTCTTCCTTTAGCAAAGTGATGAtcgcttttttttttgaaacggaggcaaaagctttgcctcatccattaattaagaagaaggtgCACAGTTTTTAGGAAAAAACCGGGCAAAAACCAACAACAACATTGCCAAGTCTACACAAAACTCACGCCCACACTCACAACGAAGCCTAACAAAGATCCAAACAACGCGGCTACACCCACACTAGTCAACAAAGAGGACTACAAGATGACACGAACGAACTTCAAACACGAGCGCCGACAAAGGCATGCCATGATATTGGGGGCACCCATCAATCAACTGCAGATGCATGGTAGATAGCAGCCAAGGTAGCGAGAAAATCACAAACCTCTCGAGCGACGACACCTCTAGGCCCCGTCGCCAGCAAATCTGACTTAGCAGCCCCATCACCAAAAGGAACCACATGCTTCACTTCCTCAACGGAAGGAGGCATAACCTCATCACTGCCCAACTTCAGGAGCTCAGGCACCACAGATGAATCCACACACAACTCATGCAGCTCTGGTGTGACCTCAACCACCGATGACTTTTGCTCCGTGGAGCTAAGCGGAAACGAAGCCTGCCTGATGGCGAGGTCCTGCCCACCAGAAGAGCACACCTCTGTCGGCTCCAAAGAAACACCAACACGTGCCAACAACAGCTTGAGACTTGCCACCTCTTCACGAAGGGGGCGAGACGCCTCCTCGACTCGGTTAGCAACCAACTGGGCGAGCTCCAAGCGCAACAATGCAAACTGGCACTGAAGGTGAGAGTCGAAACAGGCGTTGCCACCGAACTCCTCGCAACGCCTTGGAGAGGACCTTGGCGGCAATGTTGCAGACGGCGTTGTTGCAGGCGACGACGAGTGGCACACCACCTCAGCCCAACTCCGGGACACCGATGGGCAACGTGGATGTGCAGGTGGAGAGCGGCGCCGCGGACAAGGAGCACGTGCATCCGGAGAACGTGCACGACCGTCCGGAGAGCAAGAACGAGCGGTGGGAAACCGGGCACGGTAAAAACGCTCCCGATGACCAGGGCGACGACAACGGATGCATCTGAAGGGCGCACGACATGAGCTAACCTGGTGGTCACGCTCGAGGCACCGAAAGCATCTTTCCCGAGCCCAACGCTTGAAGGCGAGGCTGCGCTCGAGGCCCTCCTTTTGAAGCAAAGGTGATGACCCACGGCTAGGGCGGCCGCCACGACGCACCTGCACCCAGTCATCGTCGTCACCAAGAGCGTCAGCAGAAGCAAGGCCGCCGCAGGGCTTCGCATCCACTTGCTCAACGTGCACCGAACCGGCCAATGGCGACCGCGGAGCCaactcttcctcgtcgtcgtcgtcctcatcggaGTTCAAAGAAGCAACCCAAAGCAAGCTCGAGGCCTTCAGCGCATCATCGGCACGGGGCACCTCGGCACGGCCACCCGTGGCAATCGGCGACGGCGACACCGACAAGGAGCCGAGCCCCTCGACGAACACGGCAGGATCAGTTGCCAGCGAGGAGCTGTAGGTAGCTAGCGGCGTCATCGGAGCCAGCTCCTCCTTGTCAGAGTCAAGTTCCTCAACAACGAGGGAGGCCCAAGACTCGGGCGACACAACCCCGCTGAGGTGGAGCGCCATTGAAGCAGTGGCCACAGGCGGTAGAAAGAGACCAGGCGATGGTTGTAGCAGCGGAGTCTCCAGCATCTCCAAGACCTGATTGAGCGGAGGTAGACCAGCAGCCCCAGGGGCCAAGGCGCCACCGGCCATGGCAGCAGGCACAGCGGACGGGCAGGTCGAAGCAGCAGCCACAACGGACGGCGAGGACGGAGATGGAGTCGGAGCAGCAGGCACAGCGGACGGGCAGGGGGTCGCAGCAGCAGCCACCACGGACCTAACAGGGCGACGACCGCGTGCCAGACGCCCACCAATGGCCGGGTCGGCCATGCGAGAGGCAAGCACAGCCGCCGCGGCGGAGGCGGCCGACGGCGCCGGAGCAGAAGCAGCGGACGTCGCAGAGCACGCGAGCGCTGCCGGCTTGCCCAGGGGAGGCGGTGGCAGCATCACGGACAGTGGAGCCTGGGCCGGCGATGGCGCGGTGGCAGCATCCTGGCGAGACATggtccgcggcggcggcggagcctcGGACGGCGATGGCGAGGCGGCGACGTCCTACCACGACGCCGGCGACGAACCTGGGATGGGCGGAGAGAGGAGACGACGAGGACCCCGGATCTGGTCGGAGCGGAGGCAGAGGAGGTGTGAGCAGGGAGATCAAGGCGGCGGCGCGCCGTCCGTGGAGTCAGCCATGGTCGCGCGAGGTTCCGCTTCGCTTTCCGCCCCCGTTACTTCAGCACATGGCTTCGATAATTGAGAAACGGAAGTGATGATCGCTTGAGAATAAGAGAAAACTACTTTCTCCATTGTACGACCTGTTtttccttaacaatataattTTATACGTACTAAAATTTAACTAAGTTTCATTAGTTGATAGGATGACAATAGGAGATAATGCATTGCACGAGTTGTATCTGTTGCCTTCACTAGATAATTAACGTGGAGAGCTAAGCAAAGACGCACAttctctaccattgtacatgctcTAAGATATCGTCCGCAGACAACACGCACACCTGACTGCCATGCACTCTCTTGACGCTTGGGCCAAATATCTCAAGCTGCTACAATGAAACAGTTACCACATAGATTCATGTCAATGCTGCCTCCATGAAGGAAGACAGCACTAGTGTTGTCCCCATTGCGGGCACCAATAAATTCGTTGCAAGACTTCTGCCCGCTACTTCACTGTCACCAGAGGATGGTGAAAGTGGAACATCTTTTATCGACATCCCCCGAGCATCACCTTTTGCGAGCTAGGCACTACATCCTCCTACCAGGCTACCACAAACACCTGACAGGCCTTGGCCGCCAAGCACATCTCCAGGTCCGCCTGCAATTCACCAGCACGGCTGGCACCTCACTGGGGCACCACCAACCAGCTAAAGCACCTGGGTAGCAGCAACAGCAGGCACCACCACTGGCCACCACAGCCGCAAATCAAGTAACACAGACTCATTTTCAGAGCTGCCTAACTTTAACAAGCTCGGGTGCAACAGAGCTGTTTGCACGAGATCATGCCCTGAGCCCCTGAAGTCAGCCTTCGTCCATGCCCTGAATCTGTGCCAAATTTGTTGCGTGTACCGGCAGTGAACAAAGAGATATGTGCAGTCCTCATTCACAACCTGGTAAAGAGCACATACTGGATTATGTAGCCATCATCGACGCTGAAGATTATCAGCAGAGACACCGTCTATAAAGAACTTGCACTTCATAGGGGCTTTAGACTTCCAAATCGGCTTGATGCAGGCGAATTGAGTGTTCCCAATGAAGAACAACTGATAATCGGAGCTCACAGAGAAGAATGCGACTCCAGATCGCCTTGTCCGAATGATCTGCGTTTAGCGTTGAGTAATTTCTTGTTTTCTCTAACCAGACCTAAGATCGCAGATCCGCAGACTTATCTTGCGTCCTATTCTTCAGAGACGTGCCAAGTTTCAGCTACCGTCGTTTCAACATGGACAGGTTTAACACAAACAGAGAGAATTGCTTTGATACTCTGAATTCGGAATTGCTTCACACACGATAATTCATGTCCGATCCTTGTACGATACTTCCTCCAGCTCGTGCTAGTTAGGCTCGTGCTAAATCCAGCCCAAACCCGCAATATTGCCCAAGCCCATCGAAATCTGTCTGACTCCACCTCTTCCCCCTCTTCAAAATGAGTGTAGAATAACTAGCAGTTTGTCAGGACATCTCCAACGGGGTGATGCAAACAGACGTTGAGCGGTCGTTTGCATCCGTCGTGATCGAAAATGCGTCTGGGTCCTGCTCCCGCGGGgtgacgcaaagtgatcgggccgtccacggcgacgcaaacctggcccaaatatgcgtcaggtttccGTCTCCGTGGACGCTCCGCGGTCGCGCCGAGCATCCTCCTTTTCTTACCCGATCCCGCATGTTAGGGACAGCGAAATCGAGCACTTCGATTTGCTTACTTTAACCCTTCTTTGCTGCCATAGTGCGACGtcaccaccccaaccccacccgccGTCGTCCCGCCGCACCGCCACATTACTCGTTGTCGGCTCGGTTCTCaccgcgcgggagagcaggataGTAGTCGGGTAGGCTCCACATGAAATACTTCCACCGCACCGATTCGGTGTTCAAGGAAAAAACGTTCCGGCGCCAGCACAGGATGTTGAGGGACCTGTTCCTACCAAAAATGTTCCGCAGCTATTCACATGCTATCATATGGAATGACTGCtaatatattcgatgagtatcttcgaatgggtgagagtatcttcgaatgggtgagaacGAACGCGTGGACAAAATCGGTCATTTTCACGTCCGCGGAGCGACGCAAACAGAGATACGCGGATAATTTGGGCGTACCAAGGATACAGCAAACTGTGATCGCAAAAAAGATAAAGAAAACAAAAGTAAAAAATAATGATTATTTGGCAAGTGGGGCCTACCAGAAGAAGAGAGCTGGGCCGAGACTTGGACCCAAACCAAAATTCGTGTTTGCCTCCC
Coding sequences within it:
- the LOC127338719 gene encoding uncharacterized protein, which produces MSQRPGRHQRRASQSVFSLPENFASLDDVPADGGEQRKPAAADASSEQQPARPAGGRHRRTMSMAVTASRDLDMIAEDIGNYKYGA